In a genomic window of Candidatus Binataceae bacterium:
- a CDS encoding DUF2939 domain-containing protein, which produces MLRFLFRHFTAILILVVIGAWAGLYLPTTPAWSVIRLKSAIDARNGDGAAQYVDFQSVVQSAGEQMVKKRAANDPLSAMLGSTVIAALTGPMAQIARSWSIDQVNQGRKELQMPYAAMAGAIVLMHRDGDAAFTKWTDPKGQTYEVHLRREPDGVWRVSEVENVDQLLQKLKEHEQKQFSTP; this is translated from the coding sequence ATGCTTCGATTCTTGTTTCGCCACTTCACGGCGATTTTGATTCTGGTCGTGATTGGTGCGTGGGCGGGGCTCTATCTGCCTACCACACCGGCCTGGTCTGTTATTCGGCTCAAGAGTGCGATCGATGCGCGCAATGGCGACGGTGCGGCGCAATACGTTGATTTCCAGAGCGTGGTCCAGAGCGCGGGCGAGCAGATGGTGAAGAAGCGCGCCGCGAACGATCCGCTCTCAGCGATGTTGGGATCGACCGTCATCGCCGCGCTCACCGGACCGATGGCGCAGATCGCGCGTTCGTGGTCTATCGACCAGGTCAACCAGGGGCGCAAGGAATTGCAGATGCCCTACGCGGCGATGGCGGGCGCGATCGTCCTGATGCATCGCGACGGCGACGCGGCGTTTACCAAGTGGACCGACCCGAAGGGACAAACCTACGAAGTTCACCTGCGGCGCGAGCCCGACGGCGTCTGGCGCGTGTCCGAGGTCGAAAACGTCGATCAGCTCCTGCAAAAACTCAAGGAGCACGAGCAGAAGCAGTTCTCTACCCCGTGA
- the typA gene encoding translational GTPase TypA, which produces MRRQDIRNLAIVAHVDHGKTTLVDAMLRQSGVFRVNEQVVDRVMDSNALERERGITIMAKNTSIVWNDTRINIVDTPGHSDFGGEVERTLSMVDGVLLLVDACEGPLPQTRFVLKKALEASLPAVVCINKIDRSDARPLEVLDEIYDLFIDLGADEHLLDFPVLYTVSRAGTATHKLEVPGTDLRPLFETILAHLPGPEVDSEAPLQFQVNNLDYDDYVGRLAIGRLISGSFTPNSNYSLCRRDGKIATCKVAHIYGWQGLKRVELETARAGEIVVVAGIEDIAIGETISDLENPRPLPPIRIDEPTVAMTFLVNNAPWAGREGEFVTSRKLGERIEFEARRNVSTRVEQLSPDSWRVMGRGELQLAVIIETMRREGYELQVSKPTVITRQSEGQVLEPMELLVIDITEDYIGTVTQMLSARKGKMRTMVTHAGGRVRLEYDVPARGLIGFRGRFLESTRGNGLMNTLFNGYGPWTGTIRSRANGAMISDREGVATPYAIFHLQERGIFFVDPGQPVYEGMIVGEYAREINLPVNCCREKKLTNMRASGHDEAVRITPARLMTLDAALEWIDEEELVEVTPKSVRLRNRVLRTALRNKHRVGFSDGPPAEMAEGD; this is translated from the coding sequence ATGCGCCGTCAGGACATTAGAAATCTCGCGATCGTCGCCCACGTCGATCATGGCAAAACCACGCTGGTCGACGCGATGCTGCGTCAGTCGGGCGTTTTTCGCGTCAACGAGCAGGTGGTTGATCGCGTGATGGATTCCAACGCGCTCGAGCGCGAGCGCGGAATCACGATCATGGCCAAGAACACCTCGATCGTGTGGAACGACACGCGCATCAATATCGTTGATACCCCCGGCCATTCCGATTTCGGCGGCGAGGTCGAGCGCACGCTCTCGATGGTTGACGGCGTGCTGCTGCTCGTCGATGCGTGCGAAGGACCGCTGCCGCAGACCCGATTCGTGCTCAAGAAAGCGCTCGAAGCGAGCTTGCCGGCGGTTGTTTGCATCAACAAGATCGATCGTTCCGACGCGCGCCCGCTGGAAGTGCTCGACGAGATCTACGATCTGTTTATCGACCTCGGCGCCGACGAGCATTTGCTCGATTTTCCCGTCCTCTACACGGTGAGCCGCGCCGGGACGGCGACGCACAAGCTCGAAGTGCCCGGGACGGACCTGCGGCCGCTGTTCGAAACGATCCTGGCGCATCTGCCGGGACCGGAGGTCGATTCCGAAGCGCCGCTGCAGTTCCAGGTCAACAATCTCGATTACGACGACTACGTCGGACGCCTCGCGATCGGGCGGCTCATTTCCGGATCGTTCACGCCCAACTCGAATTATTCGTTATGCCGCCGCGACGGGAAAATCGCCACCTGCAAGGTCGCACACATCTACGGATGGCAGGGGCTTAAGCGCGTCGAGCTCGAAACCGCGCGCGCCGGCGAAATCGTCGTCGTTGCAGGAATAGAGGATATCGCGATCGGCGAGACGATCTCCGATCTCGAAAACCCGCGCCCGCTGCCGCCGATTAGAATCGACGAGCCTACGGTCGCGATGACCTTTCTTGTCAACAATGCGCCGTGGGCGGGCCGCGAAGGCGAATTCGTTACTTCGCGCAAGCTGGGCGAGCGTATCGAATTCGAGGCACGCCGCAACGTCAGCACGCGCGTCGAGCAGCTCTCGCCGGATTCGTGGCGCGTGATGGGCCGCGGCGAATTGCAGCTCGCGGTGATAATCGAGACGATGCGCCGCGAGGGCTACGAGCTCCAGGTTTCCAAACCGACCGTTATCACGCGGCAATCGGAAGGCCAGGTCCTGGAGCCGATGGAACTGCTCGTGATCGATATCACCGAGGACTACATCGGAACCGTCACGCAGATGCTGTCTGCCCGAAAAGGCAAGATGCGCACGATGGTGACGCATGCGGGCGGGCGTGTGCGGCTCGAATATGACGTTCCTGCGCGCGGACTGATCGGATTTCGCGGCCGCTTCCTCGAGAGCACGCGCGGCAACGGCCTGATGAACACTCTCTTCAACGGCTACGGTCCTTGGACGGGAACGATTCGCTCGCGCGCCAACGGCGCGATGATTTCCGATCGCGAAGGCGTCGCAACGCCCTATGCGATCTTCCATCTGCAGGAGCGCGGCATCTTCTTTGTCGATCCCGGTCAGCCCGTGTACGAGGGCATGATCGTCGGCGAGTACGCGCGCGAGATCAATTTGCCCGTCAATTGCTGCCGCGAAAAGAAGCTCACCAACATGCGCGCCTCCGGTCACGATGAGGCCGTGCGTATCACGCCAGCGCGCCTGATGACGCTCGATGCGGCGCTCGAATGGATCGACGAGGAAGAGCTCGTCGAGGTCACGCCGAAATCGGTACGGCTACGCAACCGCGTGCTCCGCACGGCACTGCGCAACAAGCATCGGGTCGGTTTCAGCGATGGTCCGCCCGCGGAGATGGCCGAGGGCGACTGA
- a CDS encoding AsmA-like C-terminal domain-containing protein: MRRLVRITAYILILLTILIGSAATLLSIYQDKVIAFVMDSIHARIHLGFTVGKAQVHLERHLGVVLTDVHISQNGKEISTIKSIHASVGYHSIFSSNGLPLYSVTVDTPLMIVPRNHPGTPEIALPRPEAAAIERMAKALRALSQIARRIEIINATLAYRDGSVLFDRVGLLAYRRRHGLNWYFAFDATIQLPPYAGAHFAGRISAQSDQPTDSHDVGKAQLWVWGIPITNLHAEGFDIDGEMQGSVAASIHDDGSLSGTSTLGIGNLALAGPRLATPIQLGDYSVNGSFDFNETNYSITQLTVQRVGQHVLTGETQVSQPYSGNPRLGISLQGFELELGRLKKQVLEVRNLPRATLEWVRRIASGSVRVGQASFSAPVETIRAAPLLALRENLTIFGTLQGVAFAFPPELKLPDISALTVQINYAKGVVTFAQGSAKLGRTQVKGVAGRIDLRKGFQDAPYTLQASADTDLGELFPAISLALRNNHVPNYDRLKQLSGVLDFESRVQGRFDLNAPTPPASYVLTVAANGAVFTLDGAPGPVTVRRGAIVFSPGDAKIQKIVAAATGGDANLNGEVQYGAKGFLIKTLSLDFHHMPSESWLGLVVDPSDLAVKGPIGGSLTISGNPKIKETYSGNGKLTLAGGQVQFNFLRAPMIVSAATIELTRRRLVVSMPASKLEGSPIDFRITVPDIVAPTVRMDANLQHLDFEVMRFIRMPWSPATPPVKFPIPASGHIKAATANLGKFPMQDLDGDFTRSPSGDWRVYNFAATAFRGKLNLDLRGRGPDNWVHLVGKVANMDPAPLFMMTGKRKDSPILGQLSMGEDLWANMDTNFYDTLAGQISVTIRDGTLNKFTLLSRLLAFLDIKNWLTARIPDPRVAGVPFKTILADFKGNKGLFYTDNFRLQGPVMEIAANGTVKLGDGDLDMEVGMFPFDTVNWVLNHIPIVGERFGSGTGNLVAAYFDVRGPVSDPKITPKPITSVAEFIKKTLGMPINIIRPNTIK; this comes from the coding sequence ATGAGACGACTTGTCCGGATCACCGCTTATATCCTCATCCTGCTTACGATTCTCATCGGCAGCGCTGCGACGCTGCTTTCGATCTACCAGGACAAAGTAATTGCGTTCGTGATGGACTCGATCCACGCGCGAATCCACCTGGGATTCACCGTGGGCAAGGCGCAAGTGCATCTGGAGCGCCATCTCGGCGTCGTCCTGACGGACGTCCACATCAGTCAGAACGGCAAAGAGATCTCGACGATCAAGTCGATTCACGCGAGCGTCGGCTATCACTCGATCTTCAGTTCCAACGGTTTGCCGCTTTACTCGGTCACCGTCGACACGCCGCTGATGATCGTGCCGCGCAATCATCCGGGCACGCCCGAGATCGCGTTGCCGCGTCCCGAGGCGGCCGCGATCGAGCGGATGGCGAAGGCGCTCCGAGCGCTCTCGCAGATTGCACGGCGTATCGAGATCATCAACGCCACGCTTGCGTATCGCGATGGCAGCGTGCTCTTCGATCGGGTCGGGCTCCTCGCCTATCGCAGGCGTCACGGGCTCAACTGGTATTTCGCGTTCGACGCGACGATCCAGCTCCCGCCCTACGCTGGTGCGCATTTCGCCGGACGAATCAGCGCGCAAAGCGACCAGCCGACCGACTCGCACGACGTTGGCAAGGCGCAGCTCTGGGTCTGGGGAATCCCGATTACCAACCTTCACGCCGAAGGCTTCGACATCGACGGCGAGATGCAGGGCAGTGTCGCCGCGAGCATTCACGACGACGGCTCGCTGAGCGGCACCAGCACCCTCGGCATTGGCAATCTCGCGCTGGCGGGGCCCCGGCTCGCAACGCCAATCCAGCTCGGCGACTATTCGGTCAACGGATCGTTCGACTTCAACGAGACCAACTACTCGATAACTCAGCTGACCGTGCAACGCGTCGGCCAGCACGTGCTCACCGGCGAAACGCAGGTCTCGCAGCCGTACAGCGGCAATCCGCGCCTCGGAATCAGCCTGCAGGGCTTTGAGCTTGAGCTAGGCCGGCTCAAGAAACAGGTGCTCGAAGTGCGCAACCTCCCGCGCGCTACGCTCGAATGGGTGAGGCGCATCGCATCCGGCAGCGTGCGCGTCGGGCAGGCCTCGTTCAGCGCGCCGGTCGAGACGATTCGCGCGGCACCGCTCTTAGCGCTGCGCGAAAACCTGACCATCTTCGGCACCCTGCAGGGCGTGGCGTTCGCGTTTCCGCCGGAGCTCAAGTTGCCCGACATCTCTGCACTGACGGTGCAGATCAACTACGCCAAGGGCGTCGTCACATTCGCCCAGGGCTCGGCAAAGCTCGGCCGCACGCAGGTGAAAGGCGTCGCCGGACGTATCGATCTGCGCAAAGGATTCCAGGACGCGCCCTATACGCTGCAGGCGTCTGCCGACACCGACCTCGGCGAATTGTTTCCCGCGATTAGCCTCGCGCTCCGCAACAATCACGTGCCCAACTATGATCGGCTGAAGCAGCTATCGGGCGTGCTCGATTTCGAGAGTCGCGTGCAGGGCCGCTTCGATCTGAATGCGCCAACGCCGCCGGCTAGTTACGTCCTGACGGTTGCAGCCAACGGTGCCGTTTTCACATTGGATGGCGCTCCCGGTCCGGTGACGGTCCGCCGCGGGGCGATTGTGTTTTCACCCGGTGATGCGAAGATTCAGAAGATTGTGGCCGCGGCGACGGGCGGCGACGCCAACCTCAACGGCGAAGTCCAGTACGGCGCCAAGGGTTTTCTGATCAAGACGTTGTCGCTCGATTTCCATCACATGCCCTCGGAGTCGTGGCTGGGCCTGGTCGTCGATCCGAGCGATCTTGCAGTGAAGGGGCCGATAGGCGGGTCGCTCACGATTTCGGGAAACCCGAAGATCAAGGAGACCTACTCGGGCAACGGCAAGCTGACGCTCGCAGGCGGCCAGGTGCAATTCAACTTCCTGCGCGCGCCGATGATTGTCTCCGCCGCGACGATCGAGCTCACCAGGCGGCGCCTGGTGGTGTCGATGCCGGCGTCGAAGCTCGAAGGCTCGCCGATCGATTTTCGCATCACGGTTCCCGACATCGTCGCACCGACGGTGCGGATGGACGCGAACCTGCAGCATCTCGATTTCGAGGTCATGCGTTTCATCCGCATGCCCTGGTCGCCCGCAACACCTCCAGTCAAGTTTCCGATCCCCGCCAGTGGTCATATCAAGGCGGCGACCGCGAACCTGGGCAAATTCCCGATGCAGGACCTCGACGGCGATTTCACGCGCTCGCCGAGCGGCGATTGGCGCGTCTACAACTTTGCCGCAACTGCGTTTCGCGGCAAGCTCAATCTCGATCTGCGCGGCCGCGGCCCTGACAACTGGGTGCACCTGGTGGGCAAGGTTGCGAACATGGACCCGGCCCCGCTTTTCATGATGACCGGCAAGCGCAAAGACTCGCCAATCCTCGGTCAACTATCCATGGGCGAAGACCTGTGGGCCAACATGGATACCAACTTCTACGACACGCTGGCCGGACAAATCTCGGTGACGATTCGCGATGGCACACTCAACAAGTTCACGCTGCTCTCGCGCTTGCTGGCATTCCTCGACATCAAGAATTGGTTGACCGCGCGGATTCCCGACCCGCGCGTCGCCGGGGTTCCCTTCAAAACGATCCTGGCTGATTTCAAGGGCAACAAGGGCCTCTTCTATACCGACAATTTCAGGTTGCAGGGCCCGGTGATGGAAATCGCCGCAAACGGCACCGTCAAACTCGGCGACGGCGATCTCGATATGGAGGTTGGGATGTTTCCGTTCGACACCGTCAACTGGGTGTTAAATCACATCCCGATAGTTGGTGAGCGCTTCGGCAGCGGCACCGGCAACCTCGTCGCGGCGTACTTCGACGTGAGAGGTCCGGTCAGCGATCCGAAGATCACGCCGAAACCGATCACCTCGGTCGCCGAGTTCATTAAGAAGACGCTCGGGATGCCGATCAACATCATCCGGCCCAACACTATCAAGTGA